One part of the Tenacibaculum sp. 190130A14a genome encodes these proteins:
- a CDS encoding TlpA disulfide reductase family protein, with product MKKIIYAAMVSLAIVSCKKESNDFVTLSGTITNKNSDSLVISNRQKGFKKVIKVDENGSFKDTMKVDDGYFRAFDGKEMATLYLKNGAEVNMTLDAKEFDETLKFTGKGADESAFLAKFGLLQEAFFNENKNLFDLPQEEFDSKLSTYVKDLNTALTSVSLDSAFSAGQKSDLGRMEEYYKKMHNQKLMIKTKLAKGTPSPIFENYENFKGGTTSLADLKGKYVYIDLWATWCNPCKREIPFLQKVEKQFHDKDIEFVSISIDQKKDHDTWKKMVEDKALTGVQLFADNDWKSQFVQDYMVSGIPRFILLDKEGNIISPDAPRPSSPELVEVLNALNM from the coding sequence ATGAAAAAAATAATTTATGCTGCAATGGTTTCTTTAGCCATTGTTTCTTGTAAAAAGGAAAGCAACGACTTTGTAACGCTTTCTGGTACTATCACAAATAAAAATTCTGATTCTTTAGTAATTTCTAATCGTCAAAAAGGATTTAAGAAAGTTATTAAAGTAGATGAAAACGGTTCTTTTAAAGATACGATGAAAGTTGATGATGGATATTTCAGAGCTTTTGACGGAAAAGAAATGGCTACTTTATATTTAAAAAATGGAGCAGAGGTTAACATGACTTTAGATGCCAAAGAATTTGATGAAACACTTAAATTTACTGGTAAAGGAGCTGATGAAAGTGCTTTTTTAGCAAAGTTTGGATTACTTCAAGAGGCATTTTTCAATGAAAATAAAAACTTATTTGACTTACCTCAAGAAGAGTTTGATTCTAAACTAAGTACTTATGTAAAAGACCTTAACACTGCGTTAACTAGCGTTTCTTTAGACAGCGCATTTTCAGCTGGACAAAAAAGTGATTTAGGAAGAATGGAAGAGTATTATAAAAAAATGCACAACCAAAAGTTAATGATTAAAACAAAATTAGCTAAAGGTACTCCTTCTCCAATTTTTGAAAACTATGAAAACTTTAAAGGAGGTACCACTTCTTTAGCTGACTTAAAAGGGAAGTATGTTTATATTGACTTATGGGCTACTTGGTGTAATCCATGTAAAAGAGAAATTCCTTTTTTACAAAAAGTTGAAAAGCAATTTCATGACAAAGACATTGAGTTTGTAAGTATTTCTATTGATCAGAAGAAAGATCATGATACTTGGAAAAAAATGGTAGAAGATAAAGCATTAACTGGTGTTCAGTTATTTGCAGACAATGATTGGAAGTCGCAATTTGTACAAGACTATATGGTATCTGGAATTCCTCGTTTTATCTTATTAGATAAAGAAGGAAACATTATTAGTCCTGATGCTCCAAGACCTTCTAGCCCAGAATTAGTAGAAGTATTAAATGCATTAAACATGTAA